From Sulfurimonas sp., one genomic window encodes:
- a CDS encoding glycosyltransferase family 4 protein, which yields MNDKKNILLVHRFFYPDSPPYAVILDDMREILKAEGYHVDVLSSQPSYKNVDFKKNEKFISIHDDGSKTYRLPVFKFKNKKIRNLFNFIWFPTVVFFFLLFKRRYDVMTVATTPPVVLAFVVAVIAKIKKVALIYHFMDIHPEIGNISGEFKNKYIYHLLKRMDLFSCKVASKIIVLSEDMKNSLLNRNKQLSDKIEIINNYDVNSKKIFDKDYFQDKTKKRIVYTGNIGKFQGLEVFIESLKAKKEIDNFELVFVGEGNRLEKLKKLSSSISNIKFIPHVSIEKARKIISEADMGIVSLEKKIINYAYPSKVMTYLSEGTPILVVADNGSELESFINENNLGIFVEYNDSEKIYDIYKNITSNNINFDREKIKKVFNKNFSKNIFKKKLISIFKDI from the coding sequence ATGAATGATAAAAAAAACATACTTTTAGTTCATAGGTTTTTTTACCCTGATTCCCCTCCTTATGCTGTTATTTTAGACGATATGAGGGAAATATTAAAAGCAGAAGGATATCATGTAGATGTTCTTTCTAGTCAGCCATCATATAAGAATGTAGACTTTAAAAAAAATGAAAAATTTATATCTATTCATGATGATGGTTCAAAAACATATAGATTACCAGTTTTTAAATTCAAAAATAAAAAAATAAGAAATTTATTTAACTTTATTTGGTTTCCCACTGTTGTATTCTTTTTTTTATTATTTAAGAGAAGATATGATGTAATGACTGTTGCTACAACACCACCTGTAGTATTAGCATTTGTTGTTGCTGTAATTGCAAAGATAAAAAAAGTTGCGCTTATATATCATTTTATGGATATACATCCAGAAATAGGAAATATATCTGGTGAATTCAAAAATAAATATATATATCATCTATTAAAAAGAATGGATCTTTTTTCATGTAAAGTAGCATCTAAGATAATAGTTTTATCAGAAGATATGAAAAATTCTTTATTAAATCGAAATAAACAATTAAGTGATAAAATCGAAATAATTAATAATTATGATGTAAACTCTAAGAAAATATTTGACAAGGATTATTTTCAAGATAAAACTAAAAAACGTATTGTATATACGGGTAATATAGGTAAGTTTCAGGGACTTGAAGTTTTTATAGAATCTTTAAAAGCTAAAAAAGAAATTGACAATTTTGAACTAGTATTTGTTGGAGAAGGTAATCGATTAGAAAAGTTAAAAAAACTATCAAGTAGTATAAGTAATATAAAATTTATTCCTCATGTATCAATTGAAAAAGCAAGAAAAATTATTTCTGAAGCTGATATGGGTATTGTCAGTTTAGAGAAAAAAATAATAAATTATGCTTATCCAAGTAAAGTAATGACCTATTTATCAGAAGGAACACCAATATTAGTAGTAGCTGATAATGGTAGTGAATTAGAAAGTTTTATAAATGAAAACAACCTTGGCATATTTGTGGAGTATAATGATAGTGAAAAAATTTATGATATTTATAAAAATATAACAAGTAATAATATAAACTTTGATAGAGAAAAAATAAAGAAAGTATTTAATAAAAATTTTTCTAAAAACATTTTTAAAAAAAAGTTAATTAGTATTTTTAAAGATATATAA
- the wecB gene encoding non-hydrolyzing UDP-N-acetylglucosamine 2-epimerase, with translation MIKKLKVMTIVGTRPEIIRLSAVIKKLEESDAIEHILVHTGQNYDYELNEVFFNDFNLRKPDYFLNAAAGAPSETIGKIFIAIEPVLEKENPEAVLILGDTNSCLCAIPAKKRKIPIFHMEAGNRCFDQRVPEETNRKIVDHTADINLTYSDIAREYLLREGLPADRIIKTGSPMFEVVSSKIEDIDSSNILNELELKQNEYFVVSAHREENISSDKNFLDLVNTLNSIAEIYKLPIIVSTHPRTRNKINELNVEFDSLVSLMKPLGFNDYVKLQKEAKAVLSDSGTISEESSILKFPALNIREAHERPEAMEEASVMMVGLGKERILQGLEILKTQTTDDLRLVSDYSMPNVSDKVLRIILSYTDYVNKTVWKKQ, from the coding sequence ATGATAAAAAAATTAAAAGTTATGACAATAGTTGGTACAAGACCTGAAATAATTAGGTTGTCTGCAGTTATAAAGAAACTTGAAGAGTCTGATGCCATTGAGCATATTCTTGTACATACTGGACAGAACTATGACTATGAGCTCAATGAAGTTTTTTTTAATGATTTTAATTTACGAAAACCTGATTACTTTTTAAATGCTGCAGCAGGTGCTCCTAGTGAAACAATTGGTAAGATTTTCATAGCAATTGAACCTGTATTGGAAAAAGAAAACCCTGAGGCTGTACTTATACTAGGTGATACAAATAGTTGTCTTTGTGCAATACCTGCAAAAAAAAGAAAAATACCTATTTTTCATATGGAAGCTGGTAATAGATGTTTTGATCAGAGAGTTCCAGAAGAAACAAATAGAAAGATAGTTGACCATACGGCTGATATAAACCTTACATATAGTGATATTGCAAGAGAATATCTTTTAAGAGAGGGGTTACCCGCAGATAGAATTATTAAAACTGGTAGCCCAATGTTTGAAGTAGTGTCTAGCAAGATAGAAGATATTGACAGCTCCAATATATTAAATGAATTAGAACTAAAACAGAATGAATATTTTGTAGTATCCGCTCATAGAGAGGAAAATATAAGTTCAGATAAAAACTTTCTTGATTTAGTAAATACTTTAAATAGTATAGCTGAGATATATAAATTGCCTATCATAGTTTCAACTCACCCTCGTACTAGAAACAAAATAAATGAATTAAATGTAGAGTTTGACTCATTAGTTTCTTTAATGAAGCCACTAGGATTTAATGATTACGTGAAATTGCAAAAAGAGGCAAAAGCTGTACTTAGTGATAGTGGAACAATAAGTGAGGAATCATCAATATTGAAATTTCCTGCACTTAACATAAGAGAAGCTCACGAAAGACCTGAAGCAATGGAAGAAGCAAGCGTTATGATGGTTGGTCTAGGGAAAGAAAGAATTTTACAAGGCTTGGAGATATTAAAAACTCAAACAACAGATGATTTAAGACTTGTTAGTGACTATAGCATGCCAAATGTGTCAGATAAGGTACTAAGAATAATTCTATCATATACTGATTATGTAAATAAGACAGTTTGGAAAAAACAATAA